One Methanobrevibacter wolinii SH DNA segment encodes these proteins:
- a CDS encoding TrmB family transcriptional regulator, with translation MNENIIETLNKIGLTKYESLAFYYLNSMIEAKAPEISEKSKIPRTKIYSVLKSLEEKGFIEINKGHPNIYKSINPSIIFKRETKKINDELKNAELELIYNHENNTIKTQAPMWLIRGEKKIVNKEIELIKKAKNHVNMRIGFLFEDEISQLKTTLKNKSESIDINILASPYCIINNKKVNIKKELENPNINIYNTDLPYAKMMICDGKEMLHIYSKFNEKTRSPINETSIAMWNQYPEICKNYDDRYYKILKKLKTKQK, from the coding sequence ATGAATGAAAATATAATTGAAACACTAAATAAAATTGGACTAACAAAATATGAATCTTTAGCATTTTATTATTTAAATTCAATGATTGAAGCTAAAGCTCCAGAAATCAGTGAAAAATCAAAAATACCGAGAACTAAAATTTATAGTGTTTTAAAAAGTTTAGAAGAAAAAGGATTTATAGAAATAAACAAAGGACACCCAAATATTTATAAATCTATTAATCCATCAATTATTTTTAAAAGAGAAACAAAAAAGATAAATGATGAATTAAAAAATGCAGAATTAGAATTAATTTATAACCATGAAAACAATACTATAAAAACACAAGCTCCAATGTGGTTAATTAGAGGAGAGAAAAAAATAGTAAACAAAGAAATTGAACTTATTAAAAAAGCAAAAAACCATGTTAATATGAGAATAGGTTTTTTATTTGAAGATGAAATTTCCCAACTTAAAACTACATTAAAAAATAAATCAGAAAGTATTGATATAAATATTCTAGCTTCACCTTACTGTATAATTAACAATAAAAAAGTAAATATTAAAAAAGAATTAGAAAACCCGAATATCAATATATACAATACAGACCTACCTTATGCTAAAATGATGATATGTGATGGAAAAGAAATGTTACATATTTATAGTAAATTCAATGAGAAAACAAGAAGTCCAATTAATGAAACAAGTATTGCAATGTGGAACCAATATCCAGAAATATGTAAAAACTATGATGATAGATATTATAAAATATTAAAAAAATTAAAAACAAAACAAAAATAA
- the hcp gene encoding hydroxylamine reductase, protein MMKDLPKDRLDMFCYQCSQTAGGNGCFMKGVCGKEPTVARLQDNLIFTMKGISAYNYQANKLGAKDPDVDEFLTKGMYSTLTNVNFDVEDLIQLGLDAGEASVKVMRLLKNAHIEAYGEPTPVEVKVGAQEGPAIIVTGHDLKALEELLKQCEGTGVNVYTHGEMLPAHGYPELRKYSSLKGQIGGPWFDQKKIFSKYNAVILGTSNCVLLPKDDYKDRIYTSGVAKLPGVKQIEDYDFSGLIKQAKDLGGLEAEELSTVTTGFGVSTILSLAPKIKELVEAGKIKRFFLVGGCDSPNAKNSYYREFVENLPEDTVVLTLACGKYRFNDLDLGDIEGVPRLIDMGQCNDAVAAVDVALALCDLFECELNDLPLTIVLSWMEQKAAAVLWALLYLGKKDMLIGPILPAWANEDILNVLIENYNLTPIGDPIEDIKKIMGE, encoded by the coding sequence ATGATGAAAGATTTACCTAAGGATAGATTAGATATGTTCTGTTACCAATGTTCTCAAACTGCAGGTGGTAATGGATGTTTTATGAAAGGTGTTTGTGGAAAAGAACCTACTGTAGCAAGATTACAAGATAACCTTATATTTACAATGAAAGGTATTAGTGCTTATAATTATCAAGCAAATAAATTAGGTGCTAAAGATCCAGATGTAGATGAATTTTTAACAAAAGGTATGTATTCAACTCTTACTAATGTAAATTTTGATGTTGAAGATTTAATTCAATTAGGTCTTGATGCTGGTGAAGCTAGTGTAAAAGTTATGAGGTTACTTAAAAATGCTCATATTGAAGCTTATGGAGAACCAACTCCAGTTGAAGTAAAAGTAGGAGCACAAGAAGGACCTGCAATTATTGTAACTGGTCACGATTTAAAAGCTTTAGAAGAATTACTTAAACAATGTGAAGGTACTGGAGTAAATGTTTATACTCATGGGGAAATGTTACCTGCACATGGATACCCAGAACTTAGAAAATACAGTTCACTTAAAGGTCAAATTGGTGGTCCATGGTTTGATCAGAAAAAAATATTCTCAAAATATAATGCAGTAATTCTTGGAACTAGTAATTGTGTATTATTACCTAAAGATGATTATAAAGATAGAATTTACACAAGTGGAGTTGCTAAATTACCTGGTGTAAAACAAATTGAAGATTATGATTTTTCAGGATTAATCAAACAAGCTAAAGACTTAGGTGGATTAGAAGCTGAAGAACTCAGTACTGTAACTACTGGTTTCGGTGTAAGTACTATTTTAAGTCTTGCTCCTAAAATTAAAGAATTAGTTGAAGCTGGTAAAATTAAAAGGTTCTTCTTAGTTGGAGGATGTGACTCACCAAATGCTAAAAACAGTTATTACAGAGAATTTGTAGAAAACTTACCTGAAGACACTGTTGTATTAACTCTTGCTTGTGGTAAATACAGATTCAATGATTTAGATTTAGGTGATATTGAAGGTGTCCCTAGATTAATAGATATGGGTCAATGTAACGATGCAGTTGCAGCAGTAGATGTAGCTCTTGCATTATGTGACTTATTTGAATGTGAATTAAATGATTTACCATTAACTATTGTATTAAGTTGGATGGAACAAAAAGCAGCAGCTGTACTTTGGGCATTATTATACTTAGGTAAAAAAGATATGTTAATTGGTCCTATTTTACCTGCTTGGGCAAATGAAGACATACTTAATGTATTAATTGAAAATTATAATTTAACCCCAATTGGAGATCCTATTGAAGATATTAAAAAAATAATGGGTGAATAA
- a CDS encoding cupin domain-containing protein, which yields MTDLKGKPIEIGSLAEYQEGSVVSREIIKKDIGTVTIFAFDKGQGLSEHSAPFDALVQIIDGEAEITLAGEPHTVSKGQMIIMPGNVPHALQASNSPFKMILTMIKSD from the coding sequence ATGACAGATTTAAAAGGGAAACCTATTGAAATTGGTAGTTTAGCTGAATATCAAGAAGGTTCTGTTGTTAGTCGTGAAATCATAAAAAAAGATATTGGAACTGTTACAATATTTGCATTTGACAAAGGTCAAGGATTATCTGAACATAGTGCACCATTTGATGCATTAGTACAGATTATTGATGGTGAAGCAGAAATTACACTTGCAGGTGAACCTCATACTGTAAGTAAAGGACAAATGATAATTATGCCTGGAAATGTCCCTCATGCTTTACAAGCATCAAATAGTCCATTTAAAATGATTTTAACAATGATTAAATCAGATTAA
- the mtrA gene encoding tetrahydromethanopterin S-methyltransferase subunit A yields the protein MADKKAPADGWPIITGDYIAGDPESPVAVATLASHIEDIPAAAGAAIAGPCKTENLGIEKVVANTISNPNIRFLILCGAEVQGHITGDAFKALHAHGCDPEKKKINEAKGAIPFVENLPMEAVERFQNQLEIVDLIDTEDGGAITSKVKECIEKDPGAFEEKSMVISIDEDSEDSEIKISAKPSEVEVAA from the coding sequence ATGGCTGATAAAAAAGCACCTGCTGATGGATGGCCTATAATTACTGGTGATTACATTGCAGGAGACCCAGAAAGCCCTGTTGCTGTTGCAACTTTAGCTTCTCACATTGAAGATATTCCTGCTGCTGCTGGAGCAGCTATTGCAGGACCATGTAAAACTGAAAATCTTGGTATTGAAAAAGTAGTGGCTAACACTATTTCTAATCCAAACATAAGATTTTTAATCTTATGTGGTGCAGAAGTACAAGGCCATATTACTGGTGATGCTTTCAAAGCATTACATGCACATGGTTGCGATCCTGAGAAAAAGAAAATTAATGAGGCAAAAGGTGCAATACCATTTGTAGAAAATCTTCCTATGGAGGCAGTAGAAAGATTCCAAAATCAATTAGAAATTGTTGATTTAATTGATACTGAAGATGGTGGAGCAATTACCTCAAAAGTTAAAGAATGTATTGAAAAAGATCCTGGAGCTTTCGAAGAAAAATCAATGGTTATTTCTATTGATGAAGATTCCGAGGATTCTGAAATAAAAATTAGTGCAAAACCTTCTGAAGTTGAAGTAGCTGCATAA
- the comC gene encoding L-sulfolactate dehydrogenase: MKITTENEKLLVDQILINLGVKKEDAELVTEVVLNADLKGFSSHGIGRFPQYIKTIDANNIKLKGEIEIERETESIAVINGHSLFGQIVATKAMKLAIEKAKKTGVGIVGTHNSNHFGVTGFYSDLAAKEDCIGITFANTEPAIAPLNGKKPIIGTNPIAISIPNDDTYIATDMATSASARGKLLEAQRKGQSIPPNTALDKEGNPTTDPTEALDGSILAFGAHKGYALAFMIEILCGPLVGADVGTNVTGTADWRENCTKGDLFIAINPDKFVGIDAFKAGTNEFIKQIRDADNGFVPGDIEVKRVAEKRENGIEIDSKLYEQLKEICDGLDINIEKYMEK, from the coding sequence ATGAAAATAACAACAGAAAATGAAAAGCTTTTAGTAGATCAAATATTAATAAACTTAGGAGTTAAAAAAGAAGATGCAGAATTAGTAACAGAAGTAGTACTTAATGCTGACTTAAAAGGATTTTCTTCACATGGAATTGGAAGATTCCCACAATACATTAAAACTATTGATGCTAACAATATAAAACTTAAAGGCGAAATTGAAATTGAAAGAGAAACTGAATCAATTGCAGTAATAAATGGTCACAGTTTATTTGGTCAAATTGTAGCAACAAAAGCTATGAAACTTGCAATAGAAAAAGCTAAAAAAACAGGAGTTGGAATTGTAGGTACCCATAATTCAAATCACTTTGGAGTTACTGGATTTTATTCTGACTTAGCAGCAAAAGAAGATTGTATTGGAATTACTTTTGCAAATACAGAACCTGCAATTGCACCATTAAATGGTAAAAAACCAATTATAGGTACAAATCCAATTGCAATAAGTATTCCTAATGATGACACATATATTGCTACAGATATGGCAACTTCTGCTTCAGCTAGAGGAAAATTATTAGAAGCTCAAAGAAAAGGTCAAAGTATTCCACCAAACACTGCATTAGATAAAGAGGGTAACCCAACAACTGATCCAACAGAAGCTTTAGATGGTTCTATATTAGCATTTGGTGCACACAAAGGTTATGCATTAGCATTTATGATTGAAATCCTTTGTGGTCCATTAGTTGGTGCAGATGTAGGAACAAATGTAACTGGTACTGCAGATTGGAGAGAAAATTGTACAAAAGGAGATTTATTCATTGCAATCAACCCAGATAAATTTGTAGGTATTGATGCATTTAAAGCTGGAACTAATGAATTCATTAAACAAATAAGAGATGCAGATAATGGATTTGTTCCAGGAGACATTGAAGTTAAAAGAGTAGCTGAAAAAAGAGAAAATGGAATTGAAATCGATTCAAAATTATATGAACAATTAAAAGAAATATGTGATGGATTAGATATCAACATTGAAAAATATATGGAAAAATAA
- the purM gene encoding phosphoribosylformylglycinamidine cyclo-ligase, with protein sequence MVTYSESGVDIDLEALTVSKLASKLKPTLNNREVLTESGHFAALVPLGDKAIAMSTDGVGSKILIAEMMNKYDTVGIDCIAMVVNDILCVGAEPIALVDYLAVEKPDPDRAEKIAEGLVKGANESNIAIIGGETASLPGIIKDFDLAGTGIGYVDKDRIITGSEIEEGDILIGLRSSGIHSNGYSLARKAIFEKAGLKIDDALPTNPNITVGEELLKPTKLYVKPIVNILKKDFNIKGLAHITGGGFTNLNRLKDGIGFKIDNLPEPQDIFKFIYQQDVPLKEMYKVFNMGIGFVVIVPPKEAENVLKELNKTTEASIIGKVISEEKIIIKTFEGTEIEY encoded by the coding sequence ATGGTTACATATTCAGAATCTGGTGTAGATATTGATCTTGAAGCACTTACTGTTTCAAAATTAGCTTCAAAATTAAAACCAACATTAAATAATAGAGAAGTACTAACTGAAAGTGGACATTTTGCTGCTTTAGTACCATTAGGAGACAAAGCAATAGCAATGAGTACTGATGGTGTAGGTAGTAAAATTTTAATTGCTGAAATGATGAATAAATATGATACTGTAGGAATAGATTGTATTGCTATGGTTGTAAATGATATTCTTTGTGTAGGTGCTGAACCAATAGCACTTGTTGATTATTTAGCAGTAGAAAAACCAGACCCAGATAGAGCTGAAAAAATAGCAGAAGGTTTAGTTAAAGGTGCTAATGAATCAAATATTGCAATTATTGGTGGAGAAACTGCTTCTTTACCTGGTATTATTAAAGACTTTGATTTAGCAGGAACTGGAATTGGTTATGTTGATAAAGATAGAATAATTACTGGTTCAGAAATTGAAGAAGGAGATATATTAATTGGTCTTAGAAGTAGTGGTATTCATAGTAATGGTTATAGTTTAGCAAGAAAAGCTATTTTTGAAAAAGCTGGACTTAAAATTGATGATGCATTACCAACTAATCCAAATATAACTGTTGGTGAAGAATTATTAAAACCAACTAAATTATATGTTAAACCAATAGTTAATATATTAAAAAAAGATTTCAATATTAAAGGATTAGCACATATAACTGGTGGAGGCTTCACAAATCTTAACAGACTCAAAGATGGAATCGGTTTCAAAATAGATAATCTACCAGAACCACAAGATATTTTTAAATTTATTTATCAACAAGATGTACCACTTAAAGAAATGTATAAAGTATTTAATATGGGAATTGGTTTTGTTGTAATTGTTCCTCCTAAAGAAGCAGAAAATGTTTTAAAAGAATTAAATAAAACTACAGAAGCTTCAATTATTGGTAAAGTAATTTCTGAAGAAAAAATTATCATTAAAACATTTGAAGGAACTGAAATAGAATATTAA
- a CDS encoding beta-CASP ribonuclease aCPSF1 — translation MASEILEETKKTIINRLPEMVKVAKVEFEGPEIVIYTKNPEIITDNGDLIRNLAKDLRKRIIIRSDKSVLLDPEETIQKVKEIVPEDAEISDISFDDVTCEVIIEATKPGLVIGKYGVTSREIVKQTGWAPKILRTPPISSEIIGRIRTILKNSSKERKKFLEDLGKRIHQETKYDNDWARLTSMGGFKEVGRSCMLLQTPNSRVLLDCGVNVAATEDKDAFPYLNVPEFNIQELDAVIISHAHLDHVGFLPYLFHYGYEGPVYCTTPTSDLMTLLQLDHIDIAHREGHPLPFNVKDVQKCIKHTICLDYGEVTDISPDIRLTLHNAGHILGSAIAHMHIGDGQHNLVYTGDFKYERSRLLEPATTRFPRAETVIMESTYGGHEDIQPSRNNAEKEMMKTIYKTLKRGGKVLVPVFAVGRAQELMIVLEEYMRHGMIDEVPIYIDGMIWEATAIHTARPEYLSKDLRDQIFHMGRNPFISDYFKNVSNNINRRDIVEGEPCIILSTSGMLTGGNSVEYFKALCDDEKNTLIFVGYQAEGSLGKRIQRGVKEIPLEVDNKTEVFHVNMEINTINGFSGHSNRRQLMDYVKRLSPRPEKILVCHGDPYKTVDLASSIHRSFKMETKTPLNLEATRIQ, via the coding sequence ATGGCTTCAGAAATCTTAGAAGAAACTAAAAAAACAATTATAAACAGATTACCTGAAATGGTAAAAGTTGCTAAAGTTGAATTTGAAGGGCCCGAAATTGTAATTTATACAAAAAACCCTGAAATTATAACTGATAATGGAGATCTTATTCGTAATTTAGCAAAAGATTTAAGAAAAAGAATCATTATTAGATCAGATAAAAGTGTTTTATTAGATCCTGAAGAAACAATACAAAAAGTAAAAGAAATTGTACCCGAAGATGCTGAAATAAGTGATATCTCATTTGATGATGTTACTTGTGAAGTAATAATTGAAGCTACAAAACCAGGATTAGTTATTGGTAAATATGGAGTAACCTCAAGAGAAATTGTTAAACAAACAGGATGGGCTCCAAAAATATTAAGAACACCTCCAATTTCATCAGAAATCATTGGTAGAATAAGAACCATATTAAAAAATAGTAGTAAAGAAAGAAAAAAATTCTTAGAAGATTTAGGTAAAAGAATTCACCAAGAAACTAAATATGATAATGATTGGGCAAGATTAACTTCAATGGGTGGATTTAAAGAAGTAGGAAGATCTTGTATGCTTCTTCAAACACCAAATAGTAGAGTTCTCCTTGATTGTGGAGTAAACGTTGCTGCTACTGAAGATAAAGATGCATTTCCATATTTAAACGTACCTGAATTTAATATTCAAGAATTAGATGCAGTTATAATATCACATGCACACCTTGACCATGTTGGTTTCTTACCTTATTTATTCCACTATGGATATGAAGGACCAGTATACTGTACAACACCAACTTCTGATTTAATGACTCTTTTACAATTAGATCATATTGATATTGCTCACAGAGAAGGACATCCATTACCATTTAATGTAAAAGATGTTCAAAAATGTATTAAACACACAATATGCTTAGATTATGGAGAAGTAACAGATATTTCACCAGATATAAGATTAACTTTACATAATGCAGGACATATTTTAGGTTCTGCTATAGCACATATGCATATTGGAGATGGTCAACACAACCTTGTTTATACTGGAGATTTTAAATATGAAAGAAGTAGATTATTAGAACCAGCAACCACCAGATTCCCAAGAGCAGAAACTGTTATTATGGAAAGTACTTATGGTGGACATGAAGATATTCAACCATCAAGAAACAATGCAGAAAAAGAAATGATGAAAACAATTTATAAAACTTTAAAACGTGGTGGAAAAGTTTTAGTACCAGTATTTGCTGTAGGTAGAGCACAAGAATTAATGATTGTACTTGAAGAATATATGCGTCATGGAATGATTGATGAAGTACCAATATACATTGATGGTATGATATGGGAAGCAACTGCAATACATACTGCAAGACCAGAATATTTAAGTAAAGATTTAAGAGATCAAATTTTCCATATGGGTAGAAATCCATTTATCTCAGATTACTTTAAAAATGTTTCAAACAATATAAATAGAAGAGATATTGTTGAAGGAGAACCATGTATTATTCTTTCAACCTCAGGTATGTTAACTGGAGGAAATTCTGTTGAATACTTCAAAGCATTATGTGATGATGAGAAAAACACATTAATATTTGTAGGTTATCAAGCAGAAGGATCTTTAGGTAAAAGAATACAAAGAGGAGTAAAAGAAATACCATTAGAAGTAGATAATAAAACTGAAGTATTCCATGTTAACATGGAAATCAATACAATTAATGGTTTTAGTGGTCACTCTAATAGACGTCAACTTATGGACTATGTAAAAAGATTAAGTCCAAGACCTGAAAAAATCCTTGTATGTCATGGAGATCCTTATAAAACTGTTGACCTTGCAAGTAGTATACATAGAAGCTTTAAAATGGAAACAAAAACTCCATTAAATCTTGAAGCTACTAGAATACAATAA
- the psmB gene encoding archaeal proteasome endopeptidase complex subunit beta, which yields MDDEKIVKGTTTVGITCKDGIVFASERRASMGSLVAHKVAKKIFKIDDHIAATIAGSVADAQNLMKVMRAEVSLYNLRNGEKISIDSAATLTGNILHSQPRGVQILLGGVDDEGSSIYSLDAAGGVIKDTFISTGSGSVFAYGVLEDRFHEDLSIDEGIEIALRAIKSATERDTFSGNGFLVATVTKDEGFKMLDKEIVEAKVEEINN from the coding sequence ATGGACGATGAAAAAATTGTAAAAGGTACCACTACTGTAGGTATTACTTGTAAAGATGGAATTGTTTTTGCATCAGAAAGAAGAGCTAGTATGGGAAGTTTAGTAGCTCATAAAGTTGCAAAAAAAATATTTAAAATTGATGATCATATAGCAGCAACTATTGCTGGTAGTGTTGCAGATGCACAAAATTTAATGAAAGTAATGCGTGCAGAAGTTTCATTATATAATTTAAGAAATGGAGAAAAAATTAGTATTGATTCTGCAGCTACATTAACTGGAAATATATTACACTCACAACCAAGAGGAGTTCAAATTCTTCTTGGAGGTGTAGATGATGAAGGTTCATCTATTTACTCACTTGATGCTGCAGGTGGAGTAATTAAAGATACATTTATATCTACTGGATCTGGATCTGTATTTGCATACGGTGTATTAGAAGATAGATTCCATGAAGATTTAAGTATTGATGAAGGTATAGAAATTGCATTAAGAGCAATTAAATCTGCTACAGAACGTGATACCTTCTCTGGAAATGGATTCTTAGTAGCTACTGTTACAAAAGATGAAGGATTCAAAATGTTAGATAAAGAAATAGTTGAAGCAAAAGTAGAAGAAATTAATAACTAA
- a CDS encoding class I SAM-dependent methyltransferase, whose protein sequence is MKWKIIGKILILDDNTRDLSYDELKELQNRFHVKSIIKVGKIHGQLRQPSTQILLGDSTETIHKENGCYFKLDLSKVMWAKGNTNERLRIAKLVSDGEVVLDMFAGIGYFSIPIGVHANPKKIYSIELNPNSYKFLKENIEINKINQKAAYDKIVPICGDCAIEAPKYNADRIIMGYVKTTHEYLPSAMKALNPGGIIHYHETVPDKLMYTRPVERIKEAAKNRDVEILGITKVKKYSPGVEHVVVDARIE, encoded by the coding sequence ATGAAATGGAAGATTATTGGGAAAATTCTTATTTTAGATGATAATACTCGTGATTTGTCTTATGATGAACTTAAAGAACTTCAAAATAGGTTTCATGTAAAATCTATTATTAAAGTAGGTAAGATTCATGGACAATTAAGACAACCTTCAACTCAAATATTACTTGGTGATAGCACTGAAACTATTCATAAAGAAAATGGTTGTTATTTTAAGTTAGATTTATCAAAAGTTATGTGGGCAAAAGGAAATACTAATGAAAGATTAAGAATTGCTAAATTAGTATCTGATGGGGAAGTTGTTTTAGATATGTTTGCAGGTATTGGTTATTTTTCAATTCCTATTGGGGTTCATGCTAATCCTAAAAAAATTTATTCAATTGAATTAAATCCTAATTCTTATAAATTTTTAAAAGAGAATATTGAGATTAATAAAATTAATCAAAAAGCAGCTTATGATAAAATTGTCCCAATTTGTGGTGATTGTGCTATTGAAGCACCTAAATATAATGCTGATCGTATTATTATGGGCTATGTTAAAACGACTCATGAATATTTACCTAGTGCAATGAAAGCATTAAATCCAGGTGGTATTATTCATTATCATGAAACAGTTCCTGATAAATTAATGTATACTCGTCCTGTTGAAAGGATTAAAGAAGCTGCAAAAAATAGGGATGTTGAAATTCTTGGAATTACTAAAGTTAAAAAGTATTCTCCAGGTGTCGAACATGTAGTTGTGGATGCTCGTATTGAATGA
- the cofG gene encoding 7,8-didemethyl-8-hydroxy-5-deazariboflavin synthase subunit CofG — protein sequence MNVLDQLTENKINIKDLSKEELTDILNSKGKDVNKLMNLANTDYTPNKTITFSKNVFIPITEICKNDCGYCNFKKTQEDKDAIILKKPEEILKTLKDSEKYSCKEALFTFGENADEEDIVKSRLNDLGYDKMVDYTYDFCKSTLENTNLLPHTNCGNMSYKEMKKLKEVNVSMGLMLENSSKRLMKTIAHKKSPGKLPKTRIKTITNAGKLKIPYTTGILIGIGETKEEIVESLLEIKKIQEKYGHIQEIIIQNFTPAPNMEMANYPEPSLLDMVRTVSLAKLMFNDVSIQVPPNLNYETAQIFLLSGADDWGGVSPLTHDYVNKTSPWPTLDHLNEITKDAGYQLKERLAVYDKYINKEYLSSLPYEKAVKEQNIINKTNNIN from the coding sequence ATGAATGTTTTAGACCAATTAACAGAAAATAAAATAAATATTAAAGATTTATCAAAAGAAGAATTAACCGATATTCTTAATTCAAAAGGAAAAGATGTGAATAAATTAATGAACCTTGCTAATACAGATTACACTCCTAATAAAACAATTACTTTTTCTAAAAATGTATTTATACCAATTACTGAAATCTGTAAAAATGATTGTGGATATTGTAACTTTAAAAAAACACAAGAAGATAAAGATGCAATAATATTAAAAAAACCAGAAGAAATTTTAAAAACTTTAAAAGATAGTGAAAAATATTCATGTAAAGAAGCATTATTTACATTCGGTGAAAATGCAGATGAAGAGGATATTGTAAAATCTAGACTTAATGATTTAGGTTATGATAAAATGGTAGATTATACTTATGATTTCTGTAAATCTACCTTAGAAAATACAAATCTACTTCCTCATACAAACTGTGGAAACATGTCTTATAAAGAAATGAAAAAATTAAAAGAAGTTAATGTTTCAATGGGATTAATGCTTGAAAACTCATCTAAAAGACTTATGAAAACTATTGCCCATAAAAAAAGTCCAGGAAAATTACCTAAAACTAGAATAAAAACTATTACAAATGCAGGTAAATTAAAAATACCTTATACTACAGGAATTTTAATTGGAATTGGTGAAACAAAAGAAGAAATAGTAGAATCATTACTTGAAATAAAAAAAATTCAAGAAAAATATGGCCATATTCAAGAAATTATTATACAAAATTTTACACCAGCACCAAATATGGAAATGGCTAATTATCCAGAACCAAGTCTTTTAGATATGGTAAGAACCGTTTCACTTGCAAAATTAATGTTTAATGATGTATCAATACAAGTTCCACCAAACCTTAACTATGAAACTGCACAAATATTCCTTTTATCTGGTGCAGATGATTGGGGAGGAGTATCTCCTTTAACCCATGATTATGTAAATAAAACTTCACCATGGCCAACACTTGACCATTTAAATGAAATAACAAAAGATGCAGGTTACCAACTTAAAGAAAGACTTGCAGTATATGATAAATATATTAATAAGGAATATTTAAGTTCATTACCATATGAAAAAGCAGTAAAAGAACAAAATATAATAAATAAAACAAATAATATTAATTAA
- a CDS encoding DUF2120 family protein: protein MSHLHKIAGSILGKLNSFKGSRPALDNGKILIVRSIGSDKIDINNIDKELDEIVDMFNGDEIEIVSDDAGKIINRMDEQVRSSVKVNAETDSNGVMRMVKGFEDQGITTNFRLFDTEHASVFVVLWRDHKNMGPCFVEVTVSDKEV from the coding sequence ATGTCACATTTACATAAAATTGCAGGTTCAATTCTAGGAAAACTTAATTCATTTAAAGGATCTCGTCCAGCACTAGATAATGGAAAAATTCTCATTGTTAGATCTATAGGTTCAGATAAAATAGATATTAATAATATTGATAAAGAATTAGATGAAATAGTTGATATGTTTAATGGTGATGAAATAGAAATTGTCTCTGATGATGCTGGAAAAATAATCAATAGAATGGACGAACAAGTTAGGTCATCTGTTAAAGTTAATGCTGAAACAGATTCAAATGGCGTTATGAGAATGGTTAAAGGTTTTGAAGACCAAGGAATAACTACAAATTTTAGATTATTTGATACAGAACATGCAAGTGTGTTTGTAGTATTATGGAGAGACCATAAAAATATGGGACCATGTTTTGTTGAAGTAACTGTTTCAGATAAAGAGGTTTAA